The following are from one region of the Vitis riparia cultivar Riparia Gloire de Montpellier isolate 1030 chromosome 14, EGFV_Vit.rip_1.0, whole genome shotgun sequence genome:
- the LOC117929825 gene encoding non-specific lipid-transfer protein 2-like → MKIPYAALCVIMVVLLSEAHLTKAVTCSPLELSSCFAAITSSAPPSSMCCSKLREQRPCLCGYVRDPNLNQYVNSANARRVASTCGVPFPNC, encoded by the coding sequence ATGAAGATACCTTATGCTGCATTATGTGTGATAATGGTGGTGCTCCTGAGTGAAGCGCACCTGACAAAGGCAGTGACATGCAGCCCTCTGGAGCTGAGCTCTTGCTTTGCTGCAATCACCTCATCAGCACCCCCATCAAGCATGTGCTGCAGTAAGCTGAGGGAGCAGAGGCCATGCCTATGTGGGTACGTCAGGGACCCGAATCTCAATCAGTATGTTAACTCAGCCAACGCCAGGCGAGTTGCTAGTACCTGTGGTGTTCCATTTCCCAACTGCTAA